The following are encoded in a window of Saccharothrix longispora genomic DNA:
- a CDS encoding cyclopropane-fatty-acyl-phospholipid synthase family protein, whose translation MRLAEVFQRAVGGDGSVGFSAFDGSEAGPRDAAIRIEVRTPEALSYLASAPGELGLARAYVTGHLEIVGDVHGALAHVSDMSLRDLPWGQRVELLSTLGRTRLATRVEVPAQERRLRGLRHSKARDREAIAHHYDVSNTFYEWVLGPSMTYTCAVYPTASSTLEEAQAAKHDLVARKLGLRPGMRLLDVGCGWGGMVMHAAREYGVRALGVTLSRNQAEWAQKAIVEAGLSDLAEVRHLDYRDVRDNGFDAISSIGLTEHIGKAKLPAYFRSLHRKLKPGGRLLNHCITRADNRQRARTGGFIDRYVFPDGELVGPGHIVSLVHDHGFEVRHEENLREHYALTLAAWCRNLDDNWDDAVSEIGLARARVWRLYLAASRLGFERNDIQLHQVLGVKLDGVDAHFPLRPTWP comes from the coding sequence ATGCGGTTGGCGGAGGTGTTCCAGCGGGCGGTCGGCGGTGACGGGTCCGTGGGCTTCAGCGCGTTCGACGGCAGCGAGGCCGGGCCGCGCGACGCGGCGATCCGGATCGAGGTCCGCACGCCGGAGGCGTTGTCGTACCTGGCGTCCGCGCCGGGGGAGCTGGGGCTGGCGCGCGCGTACGTGACCGGCCACCTGGAGATCGTCGGGGACGTGCACGGGGCACTGGCGCACGTGTCGGACATGTCGTTGCGCGACCTGCCGTGGGGGCAGCGGGTGGAGCTGCTGTCCACGTTGGGGCGCACGCGGCTGGCCACGAGGGTCGAGGTGCCCGCGCAGGAGCGGCGGCTGCGCGGGCTGCGGCACTCCAAGGCGCGCGACCGCGAGGCCATCGCGCACCACTACGACGTGTCGAACACGTTCTACGAGTGGGTGCTCGGCCCGTCGATGACGTACACCTGCGCGGTGTACCCGACCGCGTCGTCCACCCTGGAGGAGGCGCAGGCCGCCAAGCACGACCTGGTGGCGCGCAAGCTCGGGTTGCGGCCGGGGATGCGGCTGCTCGACGTCGGCTGCGGGTGGGGCGGCATGGTGATGCACGCGGCCCGCGAGTACGGCGTGCGGGCGTTGGGCGTGACGCTGTCGCGCAACCAGGCCGAGTGGGCGCAGAAGGCCATCGTCGAGGCGGGGCTGTCCGACCTGGCCGAGGTGCGCCACCTGGACTACCGCGACGTGCGGGACAACGGGTTCGACGCGATCAGCTCCATCGGCCTCACCGAGCACATCGGCAAGGCGAAGCTGCCCGCGTACTTCCGCTCGCTGCACCGGAAGCTGAAGCCCGGCGGCAGGCTGCTCAACCACTGCATCACCCGGGCCGACAACCGGCAGCGCGCCCGCACGGGCGGGTTCATCGACCGGTACGTGTTCCCGGACGGCGAGCTGGTCGGGCCCGGTCACATCGTGTCGCTCGTGCACGACCACGGGTTCGAGGTCCGGCACGAGGAGAACCTGCGCGAGCACTACGCCCTGACGCTGGCCGCGTGGTGCCGCAACCTGGACGACAACTGGGACGACGCCGTGTCGGAGATCGGTCTCGCCCGGGCCCGCGTGTGGCGCCTCTACCTGGCCGCCTCGCGCCTGGGCTTCGAGCGCAACGACATCCAGCTGCACCAGGTCCTGGGCGTGAAGCTGGACGGCGTCGACGCCCACTTCCCCCTGCGCCCGACCTGGCCCTGA
- a CDS encoding FAD-binding oxidoreductase: MSDHGADHARAVAALRGQYAAVPAGAPVRLAKSTSNLFRFRDDQAGGLDVARLDRVLSVDPRTRTAQVQGMTTYERLVDATLRHGLMPLVVPQLKTITLGGAVAGLGIESSSFRNGLPHESVRELEVMTGDGSIRVVGPDDELFRGFPNSYGTLGYALRLEIELEPVKPYVRLRHVPFGDAHQCAEALAAICAERAYQGEPVDFVDGTVFSGGEQYLTLATFADGAPATSDYTGNRIYYRSVQARRTDHLTVRDYLWRWDTDWFWCSRAFGVQHPVVRRLVPKRYLRSDVYRRIVAWDRRHGFSGRLTKAVQEPVIQDVEIPVHRLAEFLDFFHREIGVSPVWLCPVRLRDRSGWPLYPMDPDVLYVNVGFWSTVPLRPDEELGSRNRMIEDEVTRLGGHKSLYSDSYYGEQEFWDHYNGPAYRKLKERYDPDGRLPDLYAKCVLRK; the protein is encoded by the coding sequence GTGAGCGATCACGGAGCAGACCACGCGAGAGCGGTGGCCGCGTTGCGCGGCCAGTACGCGGCGGTCCCGGCGGGCGCGCCCGTGCGGTTGGCCAAGTCGACGTCGAACCTGTTCCGGTTCCGCGACGACCAGGCGGGCGGCCTCGACGTGGCCCGGCTCGACCGGGTCCTGTCCGTCGACCCGCGGACCCGGACCGCGCAGGTCCAGGGCATGACCACCTACGAGCGCCTGGTCGACGCCACCCTGCGTCACGGCCTGATGCCGCTGGTCGTGCCGCAGCTCAAGACGATCACCCTCGGCGGCGCGGTCGCGGGCCTGGGCATCGAGTCCAGCTCGTTCCGCAACGGGCTGCCGCACGAGTCGGTGCGCGAACTGGAGGTCATGACCGGCGACGGCTCGATCCGGGTGGTCGGCCCCGACGACGAGCTGTTCCGCGGCTTCCCCAACTCCTACGGCACCCTCGGCTACGCGCTGCGGCTGGAGATCGAGCTGGAGCCGGTCAAGCCGTACGTGCGGCTGCGGCACGTGCCGTTCGGCGACGCGCACCAGTGCGCGGAGGCCCTGGCGGCGATCTGCGCGGAACGGGCCTACCAGGGCGAACCGGTCGACTTCGTGGACGGCACGGTCTTCTCCGGCGGGGAGCAGTACCTGACCCTGGCGACCTTCGCCGACGGCGCGCCCGCCACGTCCGACTACACCGGCAACCGGATCTACTACCGGTCCGTCCAGGCCCGGCGCACCGACCACCTGACCGTGCGCGACTACCTGTGGCGGTGGGACACCGACTGGTTCTGGTGCTCGCGGGCGTTCGGCGTGCAGCACCCGGTGGTGCGGCGGCTCGTGCCGAAGCGGTACCTGCGGTCCGACGTGTACCGGCGGATCGTGGCGTGGGACCGGCGGCACGGGTTCTCCGGCCGGTTGACCAAGGCGGTGCAGGAGCCGGTGATCCAGGACGTGGAGATCCCGGTGCACCGGCTCGCCGAGTTCCTCGACTTCTTCCACCGCGAGATCGGCGTCAGCCCGGTCTGGCTGTGCCCCGTGCGCCTGCGGGACCGGTCCGGCTGGCCGCTCTACCCCATGGACCCGGACGTGCTCTACGTCAACGTCGGCTTCTGGTCGACCGTCCCGCTGCGTCCGGACGAGGAGCTCGGCAGCCGGAACCGGATGATCGAGGACGAGGTCACCCGGCTCGGCGGGCACAAGTCGCTGTACTCCGATTCGTACTACGGCGAGCAGGAGTTCTGGGACCACTACAACGGCCCCGCGTACCGGAAGCTCAAGGAGCGGTACGACCCGGACGGCCGGCTGCCCGACCTGTACGCCAAGTGTGTGCTGCGCAAGTGA
- a CDS encoding acyl-CoA dehydrogenase family protein, producing MTHATHEVTNQVPPLEGHDVSADPALLEALHRGGAGWAEPELRELGALAGSPHVQALGRQANAHPPVLHTHDRYGHRVDEVEFHPAWHELMTTAVAHGLHASPWRDDRPGAHVARAAKFLVWSQAEAGHGCPISMTYAAVPALRTTPALAERFEPLLASREYDFGLRAPEGKRGLIAGMSMTEKQGGSDVRANTTRAVPAGDHHVITGHKWFTSAPMSDLFLTLAQAPGGLSCFLLPRVLPDGTRNALFFQRLKDKLGNRSNASAEVEYDGAVGWLVGEEGRGVRTIIEMVNSTRLDCVLGSASGMRLGVTQAAHHAAHRRAFGSYLVDQPAMRNVLADLAVESEAATAVALWLAGNRSRLGLAVTKYWVCKRGPAHAAEALECLGGNGYVEDSGMPRLFRESPLMSIWEGSGNVAALDALRAMAREPEAVAEFLAELDAARGADRRLDAAVDAIRDELADPADLEVRARRLVERMALALQGSLLVRYGNPAVADAFCASRLSGDWGVAFGTLPRGVDFAAIVERGSPKL from the coding sequence ATGACCCACGCCACGCACGAGGTGACGAACCAGGTGCCGCCGCTGGAGGGCCACGACGTCTCCGCCGACCCCGCGCTGCTGGAAGCGCTGCACCGCGGCGGCGCCGGGTGGGCCGAGCCGGAGCTGCGCGAACTGGGCGCGCTGGCCGGCAGCCCGCACGTCCAGGCGCTGGGCAGGCAGGCCAACGCCCACCCGCCCGTGCTGCACACCCACGACCGGTACGGGCACCGGGTGGACGAGGTCGAGTTCCACCCCGCCTGGCACGAGCTGATGACCACCGCCGTCGCCCACGGCCTGCACGCCTCGCCGTGGCGGGACGACCGGCCGGGCGCGCACGTGGCGCGGGCCGCCAAGTTCCTCGTGTGGAGCCAGGCCGAGGCGGGGCACGGCTGCCCGATCTCGATGACCTACGCGGCCGTGCCCGCGCTGCGCACCACGCCCGCGCTCGCCGAGCGCTTCGAACCGCTGCTGGCGTCCCGCGAGTACGACTTCGGGCTGCGCGCCCCCGAGGGCAAGCGCGGCCTGATCGCGGGCATGTCCATGACGGAGAAGCAGGGCGGCTCCGACGTGCGGGCGAACACCACGCGCGCGGTGCCCGCCGGCGACCACCACGTGATCACCGGGCACAAGTGGTTCACGTCCGCGCCGATGTCCGACCTGTTCCTCACGCTGGCGCAGGCCCCGGGCGGCCTGAGCTGCTTCCTGCTGCCGCGCGTGCTGCCCGACGGCACCCGCAACGCGCTGTTCTTCCAGCGGCTCAAGGACAAGCTGGGCAACAGGTCGAACGCCTCCGCCGAGGTGGAGTACGACGGCGCGGTGGGCTGGCTCGTCGGCGAGGAGGGCCGGGGCGTGCGGACCATCATCGAGATGGTCAACTCGACCCGCCTCGACTGCGTGCTCGGCTCGGCGTCCGGGATGCGGCTGGGCGTCACCCAGGCCGCGCACCACGCGGCGCACCGCCGGGCGTTCGGCTCGTACCTGGTCGACCAGCCGGCCATGCGCAACGTGCTGGCCGACCTCGCCGTGGAGTCGGAGGCGGCGACGGCGGTGGCGCTGTGGCTGGCCGGCAACCGCAGCCGGCTGGGGCTCGCGGTCACCAAGTACTGGGTGTGCAAGCGCGGTCCGGCGCACGCCGCCGAGGCCCTGGAGTGCCTGGGCGGCAACGGCTACGTCGAGGACTCCGGCATGCCCCGGCTGTTCCGCGAGTCGCCGCTGATGTCCATCTGGGAGGGGTCGGGCAACGTGGCCGCGCTCGACGCGCTGCGCGCCATGGCCCGGGAGCCGGAGGCGGTGGCGGAGTTCCTCGCCGAGCTGGACGCGGCGCGCGGCGCCGACCGGCGGCTGGACGCGGCGGTCGACGCGATCAGGGACGAGCTGGCCGACCCCGCCGACCTGGAGGTGCGGGCGCGCCGGCTGGTGGAGCGGATGGCGTTGGCGTTGCAGGGTTCCCTGCTGGTCCGGTACGGCAACCCGGCCGTGGCGGACGCGTTCTGCGCGTCGCGGCTGTCCGGCGACTGGGGCGTGGCGTTCGGCACGCTGCCGCGCGGCGTCGACTTCGCGGCGATCGTGGAGCGGGGGTCGCCGAAGCTGTGA
- a CDS encoding crotonase/enoyl-CoA hydratase family protein: protein MSAVRVERSGPVFTVLLDRPEVRNAVDGPTAHTLAEVFREFDEDPAASVAVLHGEGGTFCSGADLKAIGAARGNDPLSPSGPMGPTRLRLSKPVIAAVAGHAVAGGLELALWCDLRVVEEDAVFGVFCRRWGVPLVDGGTVRLPRLIGASRAMDLVLTGRPVHSGEALRIGLANRVVPNGTSRAEAERLAREIAAFPQVCLREDRLSLLEQEGLPEDAALANELEHGLVALREVEAGLIRFRAGEGRHGRFPG, encoded by the coding sequence GTGAGCGCGGTGCGGGTGGAGCGCTCGGGGCCGGTGTTCACGGTCCTGCTGGACCGGCCCGAGGTGCGCAACGCGGTGGACGGCCCGACCGCGCACACGCTGGCCGAGGTGTTCCGCGAGTTCGACGAGGACCCCGCCGCGTCGGTGGCCGTGCTGCACGGCGAGGGCGGCACGTTCTGCTCGGGCGCGGACCTCAAGGCGATCGGCGCCGCGCGGGGCAACGACCCGCTCTCGCCGTCCGGTCCGATGGGGCCGACCCGCCTGCGCCTGTCCAAGCCGGTGATCGCGGCGGTCGCCGGGCACGCCGTGGCGGGCGGGCTGGAGCTGGCGCTGTGGTGCGACCTGCGGGTGGTCGAGGAGGACGCCGTGTTCGGCGTGTTCTGCCGCCGGTGGGGCGTGCCGCTGGTCGACGGCGGAACGGTCCGGCTGCCCCGGCTGATCGGGGCGTCGCGCGCGATGGACCTCGTGCTCACGGGTCGTCCCGTCCACTCGGGCGAGGCGCTGCGGATCGGCCTGGCGAACCGGGTCGTGCCGAACGGGACCTCCCGCGCCGAGGCCGAGCGGCTGGCCCGGGAGATCGCCGCGTTCCCGCAGGTCTGCCTGCGGGAGGACCGGCTGTCGCTGCTGGAGCAGGAGGGGCTGCCCGAGGACGCGGCGCTCGCCAACGAGCTGGAGCACGGGCTCGTCGCGCTGCGCGAGGTGGAGGCCGGGTTGATCCGGTTCCGCGCCGGGGAGGGCAGGCACGGGAGGTTCCCGGGGTGA
- a CDS encoding Scr1 family TA system antitoxin-like transcriptional regulator — MIAPEGTGLRGRLLGRELRRVREAAGMTTAELAARTRLPRREVVPREGGAVGSPVRVPPVRVPPVRVPPAHEHDLWCRWDDGDAARVLNLLCRNAVAVDVLAPFGIHPALPVLDPARCTAYLLEGTTGRDDVTARVIPRDAGAYPGVECHPVTCFGMADGAAVVFYAHPHAALFTDDPCQVREARGLFARLAGFTGP; from the coding sequence GTGATCGCACCAGAGGGCACCGGCCTGCGCGGCCGGTTGCTGGGCCGGGAGCTGCGCCGGGTCCGGGAAGCCGCCGGCATGACCACCGCCGAGCTGGCCGCGCGCACCCGGCTGCCGCGACGGGAGGTGGTGCCGCGGGAGGGGGGTGCGGTCGGTTCCCCGGTGCGCGTCCCCCCGGTGCGCGTCCCCCCGGTGCGCGTTCCTCCGGCGCACGAGCACGACCTGTGGTGCCGCTGGGACGACGGCGACGCGGCCCGCGTGCTCAACCTGCTGTGCCGCAACGCCGTGGCGGTCGACGTGCTGGCCCCGTTCGGCATCCACCCGGCGCTGCCCGTGCTCGACCCCGCGCGCTGCACGGCGTACCTGCTGGAGGGGACGACCGGCCGCGACGACGTGACCGCCCGGGTGATCCCGCGCGACGCGGGCGCCTACCCCGGCGTCGAGTGCCACCCGGTGACCTGCTTCGGGATGGCCGACGGCGCGGCGGTCGTGTTCTACGCCCACCCGCACGCCGCGCTGTTCACCGACGACCCCTGCCAGGTGCGCGAGGCGCGCGGCCTGTTCGCGCGGCTCGCCGGGTTCACCGGTCCGTAG